Proteins encoded in a region of the uncultured Paludibaculum sp. genome:
- the xerD gene encoding site-specific tyrosine recombinase XerD → MAHVERSFTFKQLRKYCIIAAMTTEGALSPAAEAFLTFARVEKGLAPSSLSSYALDLKDFQRFCNASKETGLPGEETVRQYFDSLPAAGLSGRSIARRLSTLRNFYRFLVSEGRISEDPTALLQAPKQWQTLPKYLSLQQVEDLLAAPDPGIPTGCRDRAMLEVLYACGLRVSELCTLKVTDANLQLGFLRVTGKRNKQRLVPLGSKAQDCVRTYIDTARNTLLKSHSSPYLFITQRGGPMTRQGFWKLLGGHGRKVGIFHRLTPHVVRHSFATHLLDRGADLRSVQSMLGHADIATTQIYTHVLRSRLRAVVDEHHPRS, encoded by the coding sequence TTGGCGCACGTCGAGCGGTCCTTTACTTTCAAACAATTACGCAAGTATTGTATCATTGCAGCGATGACAACCGAGGGCGCGCTCAGCCCGGCGGCTGAGGCTTTTTTGACGTTTGCGCGCGTGGAGAAGGGCTTGGCGCCCAGCTCGCTGTCGTCTTACGCCCTTGATTTGAAGGACTTCCAGCGATTCTGCAACGCCAGTAAAGAAACCGGACTGCCCGGAGAAGAGACGGTGCGACAGTATTTCGACTCGCTCCCGGCTGCCGGACTATCGGGCCGGTCCATCGCTCGCCGTCTGAGCACATTGAGGAATTTTTATCGATTTCTGGTGAGCGAGGGGCGTATCAGCGAGGACCCGACCGCCTTGCTGCAGGCGCCGAAGCAATGGCAAACACTGCCGAAGTATTTAAGTTTGCAGCAGGTTGAAGACCTTTTAGCGGCTCCGGACCCGGGCATACCAACCGGCTGCCGGGATCGTGCGATGCTGGAAGTTCTCTACGCGTGCGGCTTGAGAGTGTCGGAACTCTGCACTCTGAAGGTCACTGACGCGAACTTGCAGCTCGGATTCTTGCGCGTGACGGGAAAGCGAAATAAGCAGCGGTTGGTGCCCTTGGGATCCAAGGCGCAGGACTGCGTCCGGACGTATATCGATACGGCTCGCAATACGCTCCTGAAGTCGCATTCCAGTCCTTATCTCTTTATCACCCAGCGGGGTGGCCCAATGACACGCCAGGGGTTCTGGAAGTTGTTGGGCGGACACGGCCGCAAGGTGGGAATCTTTCATCGGCTGACGCCCCACGTGGTGCGTCACAGCTTCGCCACCCACCTACTGGACCGTGGGGCGGATTTACGCAGCGTGCAGTCGATGCTGGGGCATGCCGACATTGCCACCACGCAGATTTATACGCACGTTCTGAGGTCGCGTTTGCGCGCGGTGGTGGACGAACACCACCCACGGAGTTGA